The Acidobacteriota bacterium genome segment ATTATTCCGGCGAACCGGCGACGACCTATTACATGGACGCGTTCATCAAGAGCGACATCTTCCGTCTCGTTCCCATGGTCGTTCTGATTGTCCTTCTGACTCTTTTCGTCGGTTTCGGAAGCCTGCGGGGTGTCCTTTTTCCGTCGATCACCGTCTGGTTTTCGACGGTCTGGGTCTTCGGTCTCATGGGGCTTCTCGGCATTCCCCTCAAAATGATCACGCCCGCTCTTCCCGTTCTTCTGATCGCGCTCGGTTCGGCCTACGGCATTCATATCGTCAATGTCCTGTCGCTTTCTCCGGGCGGGACGGGTCACACGTCCGCGGCGGTCGCCGCCTCTCTCCGCCGGGTCATTGTTCCCGTCATGATGGCGAGTCTGACCACGATGATCGGATTCACCTCGTTTCTGACGGCCCGGCTCAAGCTGGTCATGGAATTCGGCGCACTCGCCGCGCTCGGAATCCTGTTTGCCGCCATCGTTGCCGTGCTCTTCATTCCCGCCGCGACCGGTCTTCTTCCGCCGCCCCGAATCCGAACCGGAGCAAGGTCTCGAACGCTCTCCTTCCGTTTCCTCGGGCCGATCGCGTCCTTCGTCATCCGGAGAAGGAGAGTCGTCCTCCTTGCGGCGGGAGTCGTATTCGTCGCGTTCCTTCTCGGCATCCCCCGGATTTCCCGGGAAGTCGATTTCTCGCGGTATTTTCCCGCCGACAGCACGCCGCGCCGGGCCACCGCCGTCGTCGAAGAGCATTTTGACGGAGCCTTTCCTCTGACGATCTATTTTCAGGGCGAAAACGTCCGCTCGGCCGATACGTTACGACTTGTCCGTCGCGCCGTTCACTTTTTGGCCGGACTCGATCATACAGGCATGCCCCTGGGCGTTCCCGACGTTCTCCAGGAAATGAACCACATGCTCAACGACCGCTTTGTCCTCCCCGCGACGGACGGGGGTGCGGCCAATCTCTGGTTCTTTCTCGAGGGCCGCGACGAGCTCAGCCAGATGATCACCGACGATCTGCGGGAAGCTCTGGTGTTCACCAAGGTTTCGACATTGAGAATGCCCGTTCAAAAGGATCTCGAAGCCCGTGTCGAGGCCTTTCTCAACGGAGAAAAAGCCCGGAACTATGCCGCCTTCGATCTTCGGGGTTTGGATCCGGCGACCGTCACCGTGCTGCGAAAACATGAGGCGCGGGCCGTTTTGGAGGAGATCGACTGGCTTCACCGGCGTTACGCCCGGAACGCTCCTTTCGATGCCACGGAGGCGGAAAGGGGTCTTGCGGACGCGATCGAAGGCCGTGCGGGATATGACGACTCTGCGGTCCAGGACATGGTCCGCGAGGAATTCGCCGCCGTCGTTCTGTCTCCCAATTTCGACTTCGCCGTCGATCCCGCCCCGGCCCGCCGAGTCTTCGAGGAACTCCTGTCTTCCGTCGCCGGCGGCCGCGCCGGCGAAGAAGATCTGGCCGCCGTCCTGAAACACACAATCCCGGAGGCGAGGGATGACGAGGATCTGGCTTCGGACGTGGCTTTCGGCCTGGCCCTGCGTGTCGAAGAAAGCCTGCAAAAAGCCTTCTCCGAAACCGCGTTTTCCGCCCTTCGGGATCTCTTCGCGCCCGCGGCTCGAGGCAACCCCGACTTCGAAAAAAAAGTCCGGGGACTTCTCCTGGATGTCGCCGACGATCTGGCCGTTTTTCCGGCCGCCTGGGCCGAAGACATGATGGAATCGGGACAACCGGTGGTTTTTTCCCGGGTCGCGCAGAGCGGGCTGACGGCGGCTTTTTCGCGACTCGACCGCTTTCTTTTCTCCTCGCAGATCCAGTCTCTTCTCCTGGCTCTCGGCATGACCTTTCTGCTCATGATCGCCCTGCGGCGTTCGCTTCTTCTCGGAACGTTGTCCATCCTTCCTACTCTTTTCACGCTCGGCGTGATCTACGGATTTCTCGGATTTTCCGGCATCCCCCTCGACTATTCGACGATGATGATCGCCGGGGTTTCCATCGGCGTCGGGATCGATTACACGATCCATTTCGTTCACGGCGTCCTGGCCGCAACGGAACGCGGGGACGATCTCGAGGACGCCGTCCGAAAAACCATCATGGAGAAAGGCCGGGCCATCCTTGTGAACTCGTCCGCGGTCGTTCTGGGATTCGCCGTTCTCCAGTTTTCTTCCATGAGCCCGCTCCGCCATTTCGGCGGACTGATGGCGGGGTCCATGGTTCTGGCCGCTCTGGCGGCCTTGTCCATTCTGCCGGCTTCGATTCTGGTCTGCCGGCCGAAAAAAACCCAAGGAGGTTCATCATGAGATCTTCACATGCCGTTTTCGTGATTTCCGCCGTCCTGTTCCTGGCCGCCGCGGCCCCGGCCCAGACGGCCGAGGAGATTCTGACCGCTGTTGAAAAAAAGACGAGCGGCGACGAGGCGCCCCGGGACATGGAGTCGACTCTGCGCATGACTCTTGTCGGAACCCGGGGAGATTCCAAAGTCCGGGAGCTTCGGGCCTGGTCCAAAAACAACGAGTCGGGCGACGACTGGAGGATCATGAAATTCCTGTCACCGGCCGACATGCGGGATATCGGTCTCCTGGTTCTGGCCGAGGACAGAATGTACCTCTATCTTCCGGAATTCCGCCGGGTCCGCCGGATTGCTTCGCACAATAAAAAGGACAATTTCATGGGATCGGATTTTTCCTATGACGATCTGGGCACCTCGGTGTATTCCGCCCATTACACGCCCCGTCTGGCCGGTGAGGAGGACGGAGCCTGGATTCTGGAACTCGAGCGAAAACCGGAGTCGGACAAGCCCTACAAAACCGTGCGCCTGCGCGTGCTCAAGGACTCCGGACTCCCCGATCGCATGGAGATGGCCGACGATTCCGGGGCGCCCTGGAAAGTCGCCGAACAGGAGATCGGAAAGGCCGGCGCCTACCGGATCCCCGTGAAGATCGTCATGAGAGACTTGAAAGCCAAGTCGCACACCGTGCTGGAAATGACGGATATCCGGGTCGATCAGAATCTTGACGAGGAGATCTTCAGCGAGAGATTTTTAAAAAGGAGCGTTCGATGAAACGGAGAAGCCTGGCAACATTCGTTGCGGTCCTGATCCTGACCGGGGGTTCGGCATGGGCGGACGGACCCCGCATTTCCGGGCGAATCAAGCTGTTTTCCTCCGTTTTTCTGGCCGAACACCCGGACGGCCGATATTTTTCCCATGACGCCGGGGAGTTCGGGCTGAAAAGGCTGGAAACGCGGCTGTCCCTTACGGGGAGTGCCGGCGACAAGGTTTCCTATGCCGTCCGTTTGGAGGCCTTCGCCGGCGCGGAGCCGATGTTTGGCGGCCGCATTTTTCCGGAATCCGGCCCGCTGGGAACTCCGGTGCGGACGGAGCCGTTCGAGCTTGCGCTCTATGAGGGATATATCCGCGTCACAGGATTTCTTCTGAAGAATCTCGATCTGACCTTGGGGAAACAACGGATCGCCTGGGGAACGGCCGACAAAATCAGCGTCGTCGACAATCTCAATCCTGTCGATTTCGCCAATTTCCTGACCTTCGATCCCGACTATTTCGGGGAGAGACGGCCCCAAACCGCCTTGAATCTCGAATTCCACCCCGGACGGTCGACCCGTCTTCAGTTCGTTTGGCTCCTGTCGAGGCAGATTGCCCCTCTGCCGTATGGATTCACGAATCTGCTCGCGCAGGGCCTTAATCCGTCAGCCGGGTTTATCATCAAGAAGGACCGCGCTCTTCTCAAAAACACGAATTGGGCGGTGAGGCTGTCCACTCATCTTTTCGGAGTGGATGCCGGACTCAGCTTCTATCGCGGAAATTTCGACCTGCCCACCATCTTCGGAAGCGCGGCCCTGCGTGAGGACGGGCTGACATTGGGACCGGACCTCTATTACCGTCATCCTTTAAAGCAGGTCTTCGGTCTTGATCTTGCCGGGGAGCTGTCATCGGTCGGCTGGTGGGCCGAGGCGGCCTGGGTCCGGCCGGAATATTTCAAGGGATTCGTCCAGATTCCGTACTGGATCCTTCCCAAACCCAGGGTTGAATGGCATCATTTTCGGCTTTTTGAAAAAGGATTCCCGCGTTTCGTCGCAGGGGCCGACTATACGTTTGGTATCGGAAACGGCCTCTATCTCAATCTCCAATACGCCCATGGTCTTTTCGACGAGATCGACGCCACCGCGGAGGCCGAGGCGATTTTCGGATTCCGCAAGGGCATGTTTTTCGGTGAACCGGGGGATTACCTGGTCGGCCGCCTGGAATATCCCCTTCTCGGCGGAGACCTGAAAATCGCTTTCAACGCGCTCGGCGAGTTTGCCGGAAAAAACGCCTCCGCCTTTCTGCTGACTCCGGGGTTGGAATGGCGGGTCTCGGACGCGGTGATCGTTCAGGCCGGTGCGGTGTTTGTCGCCGGGGACGAAATCGGAACCAAATTCGGACCCTTCAAAAAAGACCGGCTGGCCTTTGTGTCGGCGCGGCTCGATTTCTGATTCGTCAGAATTCGATGCCCAGCCCGGCGCCGGTCAGAAATCCGCCGATATTGATGGGCGTGTCCGCGGGCTTGAGCCGGCAGTAGGTATAGTCAAGAAATATATCGAGAACGATCGCCTCCTGCAGCCGGATCATGGTCCCGATTTTGGCCAGGGCTCCGACATGGGCCTTGTCGACGTTCCCGATGGGGTTGATCTCGTTGAAATGGAAATATCCGACACCCAGACCGGCGTAAAAATCCGTGCGGCCGGACGTCGTCATGTATTTCAATCCGCCTCCGATCGGAAAGATCTCCAGCTTGGTTTCTTCCCGGGTGAAGCTGAGTTCGCCTTTTTTGGTGTAGAGATGGCCGCCGAGCCAGAACCCGATGTTTTTCCAGGGCCGGATGGTCGCCTCGGCTCCGTAGGTCCAGCCGCCGCCGTAGATGGCCCGAAAGACCCGGTCGGAGGGACTGAAGTGGTGAGCCTTGACGACGACGGTGAAATCCTGAGCCAGCCCGGCGGCATGAAGAACAAGAATCGACGCCGGGATGAGGAAACATTTTTTCATGGTCAACGATCCGGTTAACGGACGACGATCTCGGCCGTGCCCCCCTCGTTTCCCCAGACATCCACGGCCGTGCAGATGTAATGGTAGGATTTGTCTCGGGCGACGTTCCGGTGCCAATAGGTCGTCGACGAAACGTCGATTTCGGTTTCCAGCGACCGGACTCCGTCGACGACAAGATAGATCCGGAAAGAGACGGCGCCGGGATCGCCCGGGTTCCGGGACCAGATCAGGATGTTGATATATTCGAATTGGGACAACGACCGGTTGAGGTATTTATAACCGCGGAACTGGAGCGGAGGATGACGGAGCCGGGCGGCGACGAGCTCCCCGTCTCCATCGAATTGGGTGAGGAAAACATCGGCGCATCCGTCGCTGGTCAGAAACTCCGAGGATGGGCCGGGATCGAAATCGGCCGAAAGATGGAAACGCCCCGTGACGAAGGCGTTGCCCCGGCCGTCGACCGCAAGCCCCCAACCGGCTTGGAGGCTATCCGGGTCGTTTTCGGGGCCGCCGAAAGACCGGGCCCAGAGGCATTTTCCCTCCGGATCGTATTTGACAAGGAAAATATCTCCGACCTCGGGACCGCCTTTTGGAATCAGGATGTTTTCCTTTTCACCGGGATCGAAGTCGGTCGCACCGCTGAAAGACCCGGTGACGAAGACGTTGCCGTTTTTGTCGACGGCGACGGCGGTACCGAAATCGTGGTACACGCTCCCGGCCCCGACGGCCCAGAGAAAATCGCCGTCCGTCGCGTACTTGGCCGTGAAGATGTCGCTTTCGCCTCGAGCGATAAGGGGAGGCGTTTCCCTCTCGGAATCGAAATCCGCGGTTCGGCTGAACTCGCCGGTCAGAAGGATGCTTCCGGCATTATCGAGGGCCAGCGCACCGGAAGCGACCTGAATCGAGCCGGAGCCTCCGGCGCGACTCTCCCAGAGGATTTCTCCCGAAGCGTCAAACTTAACGACAAACAGATCTCCGGAGAGGAGCCCGGCGACGACAATCCGGCCTTCGGCATCCATCCGGACGGCCCGGCCCTGGTCCTCTCCGGGGCTTCCAAGGGCCTTTCCCCAGCGGAATTCCCCGAGCGAAGAATAAACGGCGATAAAAGCATCCGACGAGCCGGAGTCCGAGGTGAAGACGGCATCCGTCCCCGCTTTTCCGGATGGGTCGAGATCGATCGTTCCGCGGAAAGACCCTGTGACCGCGATATGACCGTTGGAGGCGGCCGACAAAGCCAGGGTGGGTTCGAAGGCCGCGTCCTCATCATCCGAAGGCGGAAGGCCGTCGGGATCGAGTTCGAAGACCCAGAGCAAAGCGCCGTCGCCGTCATATTTGGCGATGAACGTCCTGGTTCGGCCTTCTCCGTCGAGGAAAAAGCGGCCGGCCAGGACAACATGTCCTTCAGGATCGAGATCGAGGGCCAGAGGCTTGTCCGGACCCTCGTCTCCCAGGGTGACGACCCACAGGAATTTCCCCGCCGGGTCATACTTGGCCAGAAAGATGTCGACGGCATCCTGTCCCGTCAAGGGGTCGGCCGGATCTCCCGAGGCGGTGCGTCGGGCCGTCTCCGGGCCGGGATCGAAATCCACCGTTCCCTGAAAGCATCCGGCGATAAAGATGTTCCCGTCATCGTCCACAACGACATGTTGGCCCGAATCGGTGTGGGGGCCTCCGATTTTAAAGAGAACCTGTCCCCCGGCAAATGAGGCCAGGGCGATCAAGGCCCAACCGAGGAAAAATCCGCGTGCCGGAATGGTTTTCATCGTTATCTCCAAATATCTCCGACCGATGTTTATTTTATATCTTTTTCCGGAAAAGGCAACCATCCGGCCCCGAAAGGCATCTTTCATTTTGAGGACGCATGATGAATTCGACAACGGTTATGGCGGCGACGGCGCGAATCGGCGATAATATCTCCTGGAAACAGGAACGCCGATTCGAGGGAGTTGTCATGACGAGTCCGGACAACGGCCGTCTCGGAACTTCGGAGGCGGCCCGGGCCGCCATTGACCCAGAAATTCTGGAAAGAGCCCGAAACGGGGACATCGGAGCCATGGAATCCATTTATGGGCATTTCAAGCGTCCCGTCTTCGGGATCGCCTGGCGGTATACCGGGAATGCCGCGGCCGCCGAGGACCTCCTGCAGGATGTTTTCCTCAAGGTCTTCTCCAACATCCGGGACGTTCGGAATACGGAGACATTCGCCGGATGGGTGTATAAAATCGCCGTCAACACCTGTTTCAGCTACCTGAGAAAGATGAAAACCCGGTTTGATAAAACCGTCCCCCTGAGCGATGTCGAGGGGAGGCTGGACGAGGCGGCCTACGATTCCCATGAGACCGATTTGGCCAAGTCGATCGACGAGGCGGCCGCGGCGCTTCCGCCCGGACTGCGCAGCGTTTTTCTGCTCTACGACGTCCAGGGTTTCAAACATGAGGAAATCGCCGGTATTCTGGGCTGCTCCGTGGGGAACTCCAAGTCCCAGCTCTTCAAGGCGCGCATGAGGATCCGGGAATTTCTCAAAGCCCGTCAGGCGATATGAGAGGCGAGGGAGATTGAACATGAGATGTGCAACGGCCAGAAAACAGATCAGCGAATATGGCGGCGTCCGGGCGAATGAGAGAAAAGCCGGGCGACTGGACGCCCATTTGGCGACGTGTTCCGAATGCCGGGAGATCCTGAAGGACTTCCAGGCCATCGCCGCGGGAGCCAGCCGCTTGGAAACGCCCGATCCTCCCGAAAGGGTTTGGCTGCGGATCCGGTCCGAATTGGAGAAATCCGCGGTTTCGGAACCCGCCGTACGTTCGGTGCGGGCTGAAGCTCCGCGGCGGAGTTTTCGGTCGCTCGGCCCGGCCTGGCGATTCGCCGCGGCCGCCGCGCTTCTTCTGGTTGCGGTCGGCGGGGGAATCTTCTTGGGCGTCCGCATGGGGCGGCAGAGCGTTCCCGTGCTTGCGGAAAACGGCGAAAGGACCGCCCTGGCCAAACTGGATGAAGCCGAACGGTATTACATTCTGGCCATCCAATCCTTGAGCGAGGCTTTTGCCGACGAAAGGGAAAACCTGCCGGTCGAGATCGCGGAAATCTTCGAAAAGAATTTCGAAGTTTTCGACGCCACGATCCAGGTTTGCCGGGAGGCCGTGCTCATGGCGCCCGAAGACATCCAGGCGAGGGCTTTTCTCCTGTCCGCCTACAGGGAAAAAATGGCCTTTATGGACGACGCCCTGTCGTTTCAGGATGCATCCTGGGTGACAACGTCCGGGCCGGCCCGGGATACGCTTTAAATGAGAATTTTTGAATCAACATGGAGGTTGAGATGAGAAACAGATCGGAAAAACGTTACGGAGCGGCCTTCCTGGCCGCGGGTCTCGTCCTGGCCATGGCCCTGTCCGGCTCGGCCCGGGACCGTGAAACCTACGAGGAAAAATTCGAAAAGGTCGAAAGCCTGGCCCGGGACGGCCGGATTTTCCTCAGCAACCTCAGCGGGACGATCGATGTCAAGGTCTGGAAGGACGAGAAAGTCCGCATCGAGGCCGTGAAGGTGTCCCGGGCCGCAACACAGGAGGCGGCCAGGGAGAATGCCGGTCAAGTGACCATCGAGGTGGCCCGTGAGGCCGGGGAACTTCGCATCGAAACCAAGTATCCCCGCCGGAAGGGCGGCTGGGGGGACAGATCCCTCAACATCTCCGTGAATTACACGCTGTGGATTCCCGACAAAGCCTCGCCTGAAATCAAGTCCATCAGCGGCGACATCAAAGTCGAAGCCGCCGGCGGCGCGGTCAAGGCCGGGGCAATCAGCGGCGGCGTGGACATTCTCGGCGCAGCCGGAAACGTCGACGTCAATGTTGTCAGCGGCGGCATCCGGTTGGAAAACATCTCCGGCGATGTCTATCTCAAGGCCGTGTCCGGAAGCATCGAGGTGGCCCGGGTCAAAGGGTCGATTCAGGCGGAAACGGTCAGCGGCCGAGTCCGGCTCGAAGACGTGTCCGAAGCGCGGACCGTCAGGGCCAAATCGCTGAGCGGGGGCATTGTCTATAACGGAACGATCGATGCCAAGGGCCGATATACGATGGAAAGCCACAGCGGCAATGTGAGAATGACCATCCCGGCCGCGTCTGCGTTCGACTTCAACGCCAAAACCTTCAGCGGCGTCATCGAAACGGATTTCCCGATCGAGGTTTCCGGAAAGATTTCGCCGCGCGAGCTCCGGGGCGTTGTCGGCGGCGGCGGAGCGGATATCAAGCTTTCGTCGTTCAGCGGCAACATCGAGCTCCGTAAAAACAACTAACATCTTTACCGAAGTCTCAGAGCCGGCGCGCAGTTCCCGTTCGGGGCTGCGCGCCTTTTTTATTTATAGCCCGGTTATCGTATAATAGCCCGCCTGCCGCCCAAACGGCGGGACACATGACCGGAGCGCTTGTTTTCCCGGCCCTCGGCCAATATGTCGGGCTGCCTGCGGTTTTCCTTGTGAGCGGTGCGCTTCTCCTGGCCAATGCCGTCTTCGGACTGTTTGTTTTTCGAAACGACCGCTACGATTGACCCTCCAAATGCCCTGCACCCGGCCGCCTTTTTGTGGGCCGGGTGTGTTAAACTTCAAGGACAAGGCGATGATAGCGACTTACGGTTCCGGATTTGATGTCGTTCTGGTGAGCGGCGAGCCCTGGGCCGATCATCCCTTGTCTCCGGTCGGAGTCATCGCCCGGGTGCTGGAAGCCGAGGGCTTGAGCGTCGGAATCATCGAGCGGCCGGAATGGACATCGGCGGACGATTTCCGGCGTCTCGGCCGCCCGCGGCTTTTCGCCGGCCTGACCTCGGGCTCCATCGACAGCATGCTGGTCAATACCACGCCTTTGAAGAGGCGCCGGGAGAAGGACCCGCATGCCCCCCATGTCTCGAGATTGCCGGACCGGGCCGTCATTGTCTATGCCAACAGAATCCGGGAGGCCTTCCCCGGCGTCCCGGTCGTATTGGGAGGCATCGAGGCCTCGCTCCGGAGATTCGCCCACTACGATTACTGGGAAAATCGGGTGAGACGAAGTCTTCTTCTCGACACGCGGGCGGATATCCTGGTCTACGGCCCGGGAGAGACGGCTGTTGTTGAGATCGCCCGCCGATTCCGCGAAGGCGCTGATCTCGACGGCATTCCCGGAACCTGTGTCATCCGCTCCTCGCCGCCCGCGGAGGCGGCCGTTCTGCCTTCGTTCGAGGACGTCGCCGAGGATCCCGAAGCGTTTCGGCGAGCCCAGAACATGCTGGGGAACGACCGGCTTCTCGCCCAGGGACACGCCGGGCGCTTTGTCGTCCAATATCCGGCACCGGTCATCACTTCGGATGAACTGGACCGAATCTATGGACTGCCGTTCTCTCGGCGGATCCCGGAGAATTTCCCGCAGTTCGACATGGCCCGCTTTTCCGTTGTCACTCATCGGGGTTGCACCGGGCGGTGTTCGTTCTGCGCGCTGGCCTTTCACCAGGGTCCGAGAATCATCTCGCGCAGCGAGGCGTCCATTCTGGAAGAGATCCGCCGTTTGGTCCGCATGCCGGATTTCAAAGGTTATGTCGATGATCTCGGCGGCCCCACGGCCAACATGTACGGCATGGATTGCCGGCGGCCCTGCCGGGATGGACATTGCCTTGACTGTCCCGAGGCCGACCTGAGCCATGCCCGCCTGATCGACCTGATGCGGAAGGCCCGGGAGATTCCCGGCGTAAAGAAAGTGTTTGTCCGCAGCGGCGTGCGCTTCGATCTGGCCGTGCGAAGCCCCGAGTATGTCCGAGAACTGGCCCGGCACCATGTCTCGGGGCTTTTGAAGATTGCGCCCGAACACGTCTCGCCCCGGGTTCTCGAACTCATGAACAAGTCCGGCGGAAGCCCGGAGGTCCTCGAAAAATTCCGCCGGATATTCGCTGCCTCGGGAGGGGACCTCCGGCAGCACCTGAAATATTATTTCATGGCCGCCCATCCCGGGAGCTCGGATCGCGAAGCGAACGAGCTGGCCCGGTTCATCCGCCGGCTCGAATCCGCCGGGGAGCGGCCCGTCGAGGGTGTCCAGGTCTTCACGCCGACGCCGATGACCCGCTCGACATGCATGTATCACACGGGGATGATTCCGGAGACCGGAGAACCCGTCCATGTGCCTCGGACTTACGAAGAGAAGAAGCGGCAGCTTCGGATGCTCGCACGGTGCTGACGGCGGCCGGTTGCGCATCCGGGCGCAGTCGGTCTATGATGGGCCTTCGGAAAAAACCATGGAAGACATCGCCCGCGGCGTCCGCTCGTTCAGCATCGGTACGGCCATAAGCCGCGTTCTGGGGCTCGTCCGCGAGTCGGTCTTCGCCTGGCTTTTCGGAGCCGGACGGTCGACGGACGCCTTCGTGGCCGCCTTCCGCATCCCCAACCTTCTGCGCGATCTGTTCGCCGAGACCGCCCTGTCCGCGGCCTTTGTCCCGGTCCTGGCCTCCGAAAAGGCGAAGGGGAAGGAGGCT includes the following:
- a CDS encoding YgiQ family radical SAM protein, giving the protein MIATYGSGFDVVLVSGEPWADHPLSPVGVIARVLEAEGLSVGIIERPEWTSADDFRRLGRPRLFAGLTSGSIDSMLVNTTPLKRRREKDPHAPHVSRLPDRAVIVYANRIREAFPGVPVVLGGIEASLRRFAHYDYWENRVRRSLLLDTRADILVYGPGETAVVEIARRFREGADLDGIPGTCVIRSSPPAEAAVLPSFEDVAEDPEAFRRAQNMLGNDRLLAQGHAGRFVVQYPAPVITSDELDRIYGLPFSRRIPENFPQFDMARFSVVTHRGCTGRCSFCALAFHQGPRIISRSEASILEEIRRLVRMPDFKGYVDDLGGPTANMYGMDCRRPCRDGHCLDCPEADLSHARLIDLMRKAREIPGVKKVFVRSGVRFDLAVRSPEYVRELARHHVSGLLKIAPEHVSPRVLELMNKSGGSPEVLEKFRRIFAASGGDLRQHLKYYFMAAHPGSSDREANELARFIRRLESAGERPVEGVQVFTPTPMTRSTCMYHTGMIPETGEPVHVPRTYEEKKRQLRMLARC
- a CDS encoding DUF4097 family beta strand repeat-containing protein: MRNRSEKRYGAAFLAAGLVLAMALSGSARDRETYEEKFEKVESLARDGRIFLSNLSGTIDVKVWKDEKVRIEAVKVSRAATQEAARENAGQVTIEVAREAGELRIETKYPRRKGGWGDRSLNISVNYTLWIPDKASPEIKSISGDIKVEAAGGAVKAGAISGGVDILGAAGNVDVNVVSGGIRLENISGDVYLKAVSGSIEVARVKGSIQAETVSGRVRLEDVSEARTVRAKSLSGGIVYNGTIDAKGRYTMESHSGNVRMTIPAASAFDFNAKTFSGVIETDFPIEVSGKISPRELRGVVGGGGADIKLSSFSGNIELRKNN
- a CDS encoding SBBP repeat-containing protein, with the translated sequence MKTIPARGFFLGWALIALASFAGGQVLFKIGGPHTDSGQHVVVDDDGNIFIAGCFQGTVDFDPGPETARRTASGDPADPLTGQDAVDIFLAKYDPAGKFLWVVTLGDEGPDKPLALDLDPEGHVVLAGRFFLDGEGRTRTFIAKYDGDGALLWVFELDPDGLPPSDDEDAAFEPTLALSAASNGHIAVTGSFRGTIDLDPSGKAGTDAVFTSDSGSSDAFIAVYSSLGEFRWGKALGSPGEDQGRAVRMDAEGRIVVAGLLSGDLFVVKFDASGEILWESRAGGSGSIQVASGALALDNAGSILLTGEFSRTADFDSERETPPLIARGESDIFTAKYATDGDFLWAVGAGSVYHDFGTAVAVDKNGNVFVTGSFSGATDFDPGEKENILIPKGGPEVGDIFLVKYDPEGKCLWARSFGGPENDPDSLQAGWGLAVDGRGNAFVTGRFHLSADFDPGPSSEFLTSDGCADVFLTQFDGDGELVAARLRHPPLQFRGYKYLNRSLSQFEYINILIWSRNPGDPGAVSFRIYLVVDGVRSLETEIDVSSTTYWHRNVARDKSYHYICTAVDVWGNEGGTAEIVVR
- a CDS encoding outer membrane lipoprotein-sorting protein produces the protein MRSSHAVFVISAVLFLAAAAPAQTAEEILTAVEKKTSGDEAPRDMESTLRMTLVGTRGDSKVRELRAWSKNNESGDDWRIMKFLSPADMRDIGLLVLAEDRMYLYLPEFRRVRRIASHNKKDNFMGSDFSYDDLGTSVYSAHYTPRLAGEEDGAWILELERKPESDKPYKTVRLRVLKDSGLPDRMEMADDSGAPWKVAEQEIGKAGAYRIPVKIVMRDLKAKSHTVLEMTDIRVDQNLDEEIFSERFLKRSVR
- a CDS encoding DUF1302 family protein; this translates as MKRRSLATFVAVLILTGGSAWADGPRISGRIKLFSSVFLAEHPDGRYFSHDAGEFGLKRLETRLSLTGSAGDKVSYAVRLEAFAGAEPMFGGRIFPESGPLGTPVRTEPFELALYEGYIRVTGFLLKNLDLTLGKQRIAWGTADKISVVDNLNPVDFANFLTFDPDYFGERRPQTALNLEFHPGRSTRLQFVWLLSRQIAPLPYGFTNLLAQGLNPSAGFIIKKDRALLKNTNWAVRLSTHLFGVDAGLSFYRGNFDLPTIFGSAALREDGLTLGPDLYYRHPLKQVFGLDLAGELSSVGWWAEAAWVRPEYFKGFVQIPYWILPKPRVEWHHFRLFEKGFPRFVAGADYTFGIGNGLYLNLQYAHGLFDEIDATAEAEAIFGFRKGMFFGEPGDYLVGRLEYPLLGGDLKIAFNALGEFAGKNASAFLLTPGLEWRVSDAVIVQAGAVFVAGDEIGTKFGPFKKDRLAFVSARLDF
- a CDS encoding MMPL family transporter, giving the protein MKAHFEDSRAMVALTDGILKHRRLIVALIIAVTLAALIPLRHLQFRNIVTEWLPQDDDVMSLFLDTGHTFGMNELVLVTLKAASGETFSYEILEALRNAQEELALKPEVFFATSIVNAPDISRDEDGLRVSDFLRDIPRDGAVLEAVKKDALSRENFTDTFISRDGEWLSLTVFLRNGQDSNRIFAGIIRPVLEKHLGGLAELHYSGEPATTYYMDAFIKSDIFRLVPMVVLIVLLTLFVGFGSLRGVLFPSITVWFSTVWVFGLMGLLGIPLKMITPALPVLLIALGSAYGIHIVNVLSLSPGGTGHTSAAVAASLRRVIVPVMMASLTTMIGFTSFLTARLKLVMEFGALAALGILFAAIVAVLFIPAATGLLPPPRIRTGARSRTLSFRFLGPIASFVIRRRRVVLLAAGVVFVAFLLGIPRISREVDFSRYFPADSTPRRATAVVEEHFDGAFPLTIYFQGENVRSADTLRLVRRAVHFLAGLDHTGMPLGVPDVLQEMNHMLNDRFVLPATDGGAANLWFFLEGRDELSQMITDDLREALVFTKVSTLRMPVQKDLEARVEAFLNGEKARNYAAFDLRGLDPATVTVLRKHEARAVLEEIDWLHRRYARNAPFDATEAERGLADAIEGRAGYDDSAVQDMVREEFAAVVLSPNFDFAVDPAPARRVFEELLSSVAGGRAGEEDLAAVLKHTIPEARDDEDLASDVAFGLALRVEESLQKAFSETAFSALRDLFAPAARGNPDFEKKVRGLLLDVADDLAVFPAAWAEDMMESGQPVVFSRVAQSGLTAAFSRLDRFLFSSQIQSLLLALGMTFLLMIALRRSLLLGTLSILPTLFTLGVIYGFLGFSGIPLDYSTMMIAGVSIGVGIDYTIHFVHGVLAATERGDDLEDAVRKTIMEKGRAILVNSSAVVLGFAVLQFSSMSPLRHFGGLMAGSMVLAALAALSILPASILVCRPKKTQGGSS
- a CDS encoding sigma-70 family RNA polymerase sigma factor, whose amino-acid sequence is MMNSTTVMAATARIGDNISWKQERRFEGVVMTSPDNGRLGTSEAARAAIDPEILERARNGDIGAMESIYGHFKRPVFGIAWRYTGNAAAAEDLLQDVFLKVFSNIRDVRNTETFAGWVYKIAVNTCFSYLRKMKTRFDKTVPLSDVEGRLDEAAYDSHETDLAKSIDEAAAALPPGLRSVFLLYDVQGFKHEEIAGILGCSVGNSKSQLFKARMRIREFLKARQAI